One part of the Methanobrevibacter wolinii SH genome encodes these proteins:
- a CDS encoding ArsR/SmtB family transcription factor, whose protein sequence is MKLCTDGECDKINLNPILEKIPEDSEISNEAEIIKALADPTRLKIVYILSKTDELCVCQIIETLNKSQSTISHHLNILKKAKIVDWRKKGQWIYYSLKNPGIINGLNIIFDKKTVYNFSSFKITKK, encoded by the coding sequence ATGTACCGATGGTGAATGCGATAAAATAAACTTAAATCCAATTCTAGAAAAAATACCCGAAGATAGTGAAATATCGAATGAAGCAGAGATTATAAAGGCACTAGCAGATCCAACAAGATTAAAAATAGTTTATATATTATCTAAAACCGACGAACTCTGCGTATGCCAAATAATTGAAACACTAAATAAATCACAATCTACAATTTCACACCATTTAAATATATTAAAAAAAGCGAAGATAGTTGACTGGCGAAAAAAAGGGCAATGGATTTATTATTCACTTAAAAATCCAGGTATAATAAATGGATTAAATATTATATTTGATAAGAAGACAGTTTATAATTTCTCATCATTTAAAATTACAAAGAAATAA
- a CDS encoding putative zinc-binding protein produces MIIKEKNEKVALAACTGMSANGLVSRVAVYDAQKESDNIIHICIPSTAAESNKLIKRIINKYPIIAVNGCENCCVNKILNNKNIKADETINVDKELENCEVRPINPARCGKREEIAIEHIKKILIEKANKLE; encoded by the coding sequence ATGATAATTAAAGAGAAAAATGAAAAAGTAGCTCTTGCAGCATGTACTGGAATGAGTGCTAATGGACTTGTAAGTAGAGTTGCAGTATATGATGCACAAAAAGAATCAGATAACATAATACACATTTGTATACCTTCAACCGCTGCAGAATCAAATAAACTAATTAAAAGAATAATCAATAAATATCCAATAATTGCAGTGAATGGATGTGAAAATTGCTGTGTAAACAAAATTCTTAATAATAAAAACATTAAAGCAGATGAAACAATTAATGTAGATAAAGAACTTGAAAATTGCGAAGTGAGACCAATAAATCCTGCAAGATGTGGAAAAAGAGAAGAAATTGCAATAGAACATATTAAAAAAATATTAATAGAAAAAGCAAATAAATTAGAGTGA
- a CDS encoding 4Fe-4S binding protein, giving the protein MKIKAKENNEELKELIKNNEFDIKVNYDKSKINKPSKIKYEYDEKIINKFIGLSKKEGFTDIGFTKVSSDLILNNAPLEYDNAIVLVYELYDKIIKTEPGVLAKSYSDYFYEELANKTYKLSDFLRKNNIDTEVIHPEYEEYINFSKIAAKANLGEIGRSGLLITPKFGPKVKFSVILTSVDLPKNKNKEDYSWIKEYCKRCKKCIKACKYNALSEDNKLNAKKCKGCNEGCSYCISNCPFYKKNYNDIKRKFIKFNKRINKK; this is encoded by the coding sequence ATGAAAATAAAAGCAAAAGAAAATAATGAAGAATTAAAGGAACTCATCAAAAATAACGAGTTTGACATTAAAGTAAATTATGATAAATCTAAGATAAACAAACCATCAAAAATAAAATATGAATATGATGAAAAAATTATTAATAAATTTATAGGATTATCAAAAAAGGAGGGTTTTACAGATATTGGTTTTACAAAAGTAAGTTCCGATTTAATTTTAAATAATGCACCATTAGAATATGATAATGCAATAGTTTTAGTTTATGAATTATATGATAAAATAATAAAAACAGAACCTGGCGTATTGGCCAAATCATATAGTGATTATTTTTATGAAGAACTTGCAAATAAAACATATAAACTTTCAGATTTCCTAAGAAAAAACAATATAGACACAGAAGTAATTCATCCAGAATATGAAGAGTACATAAATTTCTCAAAAATAGCTGCTAAAGCAAACTTAGGAGAAATTGGAAGAAGTGGATTACTTATAACTCCAAAATTTGGTCCAAAAGTAAAGTTTTCAGTGATACTAACTAGTGTGGATTTACCTAAAAATAAAAATAAAGAAGATTATTCTTGGATTAAAGAATATTGTAAACGTTGTAAAAAATGTATAAAAGCATGTAAATATAATGCATTGAGTGAAGATAATAAATTAAATGCTAAAAAATGTAAAGGTTGTAATGAAGGTTGTTCTTATTGTATAAGTAACTGTCCATTTTATAAAAAAAATTACAATGATATAAAAAGAAAATTCATAAAATTTAATAAAAGAATAAATAAAAAATAA
- a CDS encoding Mov34/MPN/PAD-1 family protein: protein MGLFSKIFGSKDNSFDKICVDKEVLESVVYYAKEAYPHEFLSMFDGTIKNHILYITSLIFIPGETSDTGAVLHYDQIPPNTKYYGTVHSHPGPSAEPSDADLMTFSKRGVFHMILRLPYSLQTFKAYDSSGNPIGYTIGDYSDIRNDELNLDEFFDEDDILKDGETFSDEAEKFLDDIEDNPKNYDDFDKLYKETDYIPSEVINPIVIGPDDLDENNSIVIDAEDAKRGISINLEPGMPIPKIIIKNKEDNK from the coding sequence TTGGGTTTATTTTCGAAGATATTTGGTTCTAAAGATAATTCCTTTGATAAAATATGTGTAGATAAGGAAGTACTTGAATCTGTTGTTTATTATGCAAAAGAAGCATATCCTCATGAATTTTTATCTATGTTTGATGGAACTATTAAGAACCATATTTTATATATCACTAGTTTAATATTCATTCCTGGTGAAACTTCTGATACTGGTGCAGTTCTTCATTATGATCAGATTCCACCTAATACAAAGTATTATGGTACTGTCCATTCTCATCCTGGACCAAGTGCTGAGCCTTCTGATGCAGATTTAATGACATTTTCAAAAAGAGGGGTTTTTCATATGATTTTAAGATTACCTTATAGTCTTCAAACTTTTAAAGCATATGATTCTAGTGGTAATCCTATAGGTTATACTATTGGGGATTATAGTGATATTCGTAATGATGAACTTAATCTTGATGAATTTTTTGATGAAGATGATATTTTAAAAGATGGTGAAACTTTTTCTGATGAGGCAGAAAAATTTTTAGATGATATTGAGGATAATCCAAAAAATTATGATGATTTTGATAAACTATATAAAGAAACAGATTATATTCCATCAGAAGTTATTAATCCTATTGTTATTGGTCCTGATGATTTAGATGAAAATAATTCTATTGTAATTGATGCAGAAGATGCAAAAAGAGGTATTTCTATAAATCTTGAGCCAGGAATGCCAATACCTAAAATTATTATAAAAAATAAAGAGGATAATAAATAA
- a CDS encoding tRNA(His) guanylyltransferase Thg1 family protein, translated as MSNNSMKDFEIYSNLKVSQANKIIIRLDGRNFHTLSSDLNFNKPYDSRFAKAMSDVCTDIMKEFSPVFIYSFSDEINILLNDIPFNGRVEKLNSVFASFASGSLTSRLLNEFPIDNEKLFNQEDYEEEYERFKKVLGLGTKNNTNSLTFRKPISFDSRIIPLSDDEISDYFKWRQDESWRNCINGYGIWSLKRKYPADVAASKLFGLDMSDIKDLLSEEGIDFNEIDNWKKRGFAVYKNLHHVKQYNKKTDTEDVVVKKYLYRDFNLPKFDRKFFVKKDLIEN; from the coding sequence ATGTCTAATAATTCTATGAAAGATTTTGAAATTTATTCTAATTTAAAAGTTTCACAAGCAAATAAAATAATTATTCGTTTAGATGGACGTAATTTCCATACTTTATCTAGTGATTTAAATTTTAATAAACCATATGATTCACGTTTTGCAAAAGCTATGTCTGATGTTTGTACTGATATTATGAAAGAATTTTCTCCAGTATTTATATATAGTTTTTCTGATGAAATTAATATTTTACTTAATGATATTCCATTTAATGGTAGAGTTGAAAAATTAAACTCTGTATTTGCAAGCTTTGCATCAGGTTCATTAACTTCAAGATTATTAAACGAATTTCCTATTGATAATGAAAAATTATTTAATCAAGAAGATTATGAAGAAGAATATGAACGTTTTAAAAAAGTTTTAGGTCTTGGAACTAAGAATAATACTAATTCTTTAACATTTAGAAAACCTATTTCTTTTGATTCCCGTATTATCCCATTAAGTGATGATGAAATTTCTGATTACTTTAAATGGAGACAAGATGAATCTTGGAGAAATTGTATTAATGGTTATGGTATATGGTCATTAAAAAGAAAATATCCTGCTGATGTTGCAGCATCTAAATTATTTGGTTTAGATATGTCTGATATTAAAGATTTATTATCTGAAGAAGGCATTGATTTTAATGAAATTGACAATTGGAAAAAAAGAGGTTTTGCAGTTTATAAAAATTTACATCATGTAAAACAATATAATAAAAAAACAGATACTGAAGATGTTGTTGTTAAAAAATATTTATATAGAGACTTTAATCTTCCTAAATTTGATAGAAAATTCTTTGTTAAAAAAGACTTAATTGAAAATTAA
- a CDS encoding aspartate dehydrogenase encodes MIVGIVGCGAIAHIIAQNIKDENTNIEIKYFYDKDGKRAEELANFVNGIAVSNFEDMLGNVDLVLEAASQSSVRETALKVLNSGTDIITMSVGALMDTELRNELIQSAKDNNAKIYAPSGAITGVDTIKAASIKNISSISLTTRKSPKSLGRDIDKKEVLFEGKASEAVKEFPKNINVAATLSLASGMDIDVKIIVDPEVSRNIHEVVVKGDFGELKTRTMNFPSTANPKTSMLAALSAIKLLRSLDEHFIIGT; translated from the coding sequence ATGATAGTTGGAATTGTTGGTTGTGGTGCAATAGCTCATATTATTGCTCAAAATATTAAAGATGAAAATACTAATATTGAAATAAAATATTTCTATGATAAAGATGGAAAAAGAGCTGAAGAGCTTGCAAATTTCGTTAATGGTATAGCTGTTTCAAATTTTGAAGATATGCTCGGTAATGTGGATCTTGTTCTTGAAGCTGCATCTCAAAGTTCAGTAAGAGAAACTGCACTTAAAGTATTAAATAGTGGTACTGATATAATAACCATGAGTGTTGGTGCATTAATGGATACTGAATTAAGAAATGAATTGATTCAATCTGCAAAAGATAATAATGCAAAAATTTATGCTCCTTCTGGTGCAATTACTGGAGTAGATACTATTAAAGCAGCATCTATTAAAAATATTTCTAGTATTAGTTTAACTACTCGTAAATCTCCTAAATCTCTTGGAAGAGATATAGATAAAAAAGAAGTTTTATTTGAGGGTAAAGCATCTGAAGCTGTTAAAGAATTTCCTAAAAATATTAATGTAGCAGCAACATTATCTTTAGCATCTGGAATGGATATTGATGTTAAAATTATTGTTGATCCTGAAGTAAGTAGGAATATTCATGAAGTTGTTGTTAAAGGTGATTTTGGAGAATTAAAAACACGTACAATGAATTTCCCATCTACTGCAAATCCTAAAACAAGTATGTTAGCAGCACTTTCTGCAATTAAACTTTTAAGGAGTTTAGATGAACATTTTATAATAGGAACATAA
- a CDS encoding PRC-barrel domain-containing protein: MVEVSNLRNLDIYTIHGKYVGKVEDVVLNIRLGTISKLVIRAVEPQRNREVGFRQIMKRGLQMVPEEDEMRSYQEGSFNIGFDKVTAIGDIILINTPDVRHKVPGAKRPNVPQTQAPQQEVENQQEVQNPNY; encoded by the coding sequence ATGGTAGAAGTTTCAAACCTTCGTAATTTAGATATATATACAATACATGGAAAATATGTTGGTAAAGTTGAAGATGTAGTTCTTAACATTCGTTTAGGTACAATTTCAAAATTAGTTATTAGAGCAGTAGAACCTCAAAGAAATAGGGAAGTTGGATTTAGACAAATTATGAAAAGAGGTCTTCAAATGGTACCTGAAGAAGATGAAATGAGATCTTATCAAGAAGGTTCCTTTAATATTGGTTTTGATAAAGTTACTGCAATTGGAGATATTATCTTAATTAATACTCCTGATGTAAGACATAAAGTACCAGGTGCAAAAAGACCTAATGTTCCTCAAACACAAGCTCCTCAACAAGAAGTTGAAAATCAACAAGAAGTTCAAAATCCAAATTATTAA